CTTTCGGAAAAGTTGCACCTGAGTACGCAATTCCTTTTCTTCGTTATTTTGAAGGGTATAAATACCACGAAATAGCTGACGAACTGGGTATACCCCTTGGAACAGTGAAAACACGTATCCATGTGGCCCGTCATATCCTGAAAAAGCAGCTGAAGATTTATGAAGTAAATTATTATAAAACAGCGTAGAGATTGGAACTGATTTCTGTATTCGAAATTATACTGCGTTTGGTTGTGGCGATGATACTTGGCGCCGCAGTAGGTTTTGAAAGAGAGCGAAACGAATGGGCCGCCGGTTTGCGCACCCATACTTTAGTGTCGGTAGGTTCGGCCCTGGCTATGATTGTATCCACGTATGGCTACAGCGACGTGCTGGGCGTGGAAGGTTTCGATGTAGATCCTTCCCGCGTGGCGGCTCAGGTCATCAGCGGCGTCGGTTTTCTTGGCGCCGGAACTATTCTTTTCCTGAAGCAGGAAGTGGTGAAAGGACTAACCACTGCTGCTGCACTCTGGAGCATTGCGGCTGTAGGGCTGGCCTGCGGTGGGGGTATGTATGTGGCGGCCATAGCCGCTACCTTTCTGATGCTGTTTGTGCTGGCCGGTGTGAAGTGGCTCGAAAGACGTTTCCTTAACCGCGAACCCGTGCGCACAATGTCGGTAAAGATCTCTGCCGAATCAGAATTGTCCGTCATGGATATTGAAACTATTCTGGCCCGTTACAATATCGAAGTCAGGAAGATCGCCATTAAAGCCTCGGCCAACGGGGGCAGGGAAATTGTCGTTGTTTTCAGCAAGTTTAACAGCAGAAACACCCTGATGAAGATGATGAATGAAGTATACCGAATGGCCGGAGTAGATGAGGTGGATCTGTAAAACTATACTGTTATAAGACAGTAACTTCACCTAAATACTGACTCGTGCTCTGGTTACTCTGATCACTGGTTACAAAAGCAATATAAACCTGGAATTTCCTGCCGGAATATCGTCCCTCCAGGTCAACCTCGTAACGCCCCTTAGCACGAAAAGCCGCACCGGTGTCTGTCAGTGCTTCGCCAGCCTCCGTATCGTAAAGCACAAACATCATCTTCTCACCGTTGATGTAATCTCCACCGCTCCAGGTGAGCAAAATCTTGCCGGGCTCCTGTACTACCGCCGCTGCTTCGGTTGATGGCTCCAGATGCCCGTAGCTAACAAAAGCTGCAGAAGGATCGATAAAATAGTCGGGATAGGCGCCGGCGATAGCTCTGGAACTGTTATAAGATTTAGCTGCGCTAAACCCTTCGAACTTGGGAGCATAATTTTTAAATCCTACGCGCAGAAACAACTTTAGCGGTCGCAACCAATACTGAAGCACTGTAAACGCCTGCTGGTTTGCCAGCTCCTTTTCCGAAAATTCCCTATGCTCATTTACCCGGGGCAAGGAGCGGATGATACCTTCACCGTTTAGTATATAACCAACGGCGGTACCAAGTTTGCCAATGAAAGGGCCCATGTAGCCCTGTTTTAATCTAGCCATAAAGGTTTTATTTGGTATTACCAATTTAAGAAAATGAAAGGAAAGAATCAAACTAATTCAGATGAATTTAATACGAATCTAAAAGGAAGTTTATAGGGAATTTGCCCCTATGATCTCCCTATAAACCCCCTATTAAGTGGGTGTTTGATTCCTACTAAAGATCTTGTTCAAACCTTGCATAGCCATTAATCGATTTTTTTGAAAGAGCCAAGTATCACCGCCATCTTGTTGAGGAAATCGCAACAAAAACGTTGCAGGCAATTGGGCATTTTATTTTCGGAATAGTGGATTTTACTTTGCATCTTTGTTGCATTAGCATTAGTATTCATGAAAAGACTTCTTTTTGTCGTTGCGCTGCTCAGCGCAGCAGTTTCAGTAGTTGCGCAGGACAATCCGCTTTGGCTGCGCTATCCCGCAATTTCGCCCGATGGCAGCCAGATTGCATTCGGTTATAAAGGCGATATCTACCTGGTTAGCAGTGGTGGTGGACAAGCCGTGCCGCTGACCTTGAACGAGGCGCACGATATGATGCCGGTGTGGAGTCGCGATGGGAAGACCCTGGCTTTTGCGAGCAACCGCTACGGCAACTTTGATGTTTATACGGTGCCTGTTACGGGTGGAAGTCCCCAACGTTTGACATTCCACAGCAGTAATGACTACCCCTACGATTTTACCGCCGATGGCAAGAGTGTCGTGTTTGGCAGTTCCCGAAACGGCAACGCCGAAAGCGCACGCTTTCATAGTCCGCGCGTATTCCAGAACCTGTATTCGGTTAAGCTAGGCGGTGGCCGCCCGGTGCTGATCAGCGCCGCCGGTATGGAGTATGCACGGTTTAACCGCGATGGCAGTAAGCTTGTTTTTGAAGATAAAAAGGGATTTGAAGATGCCTGGCGCAAACATCATACCTCATCGGTAACCCGCGATATCTGGGTCATGGATGTCAAGGCGAATACCTATAAGCAGGTGTCGACCTTTGAGGGGGAAGACCGTAACCCGGTTTTTAGTGCCGACGACAGCATGATCTATTTTTTAAGTGAAAAGAACGGTAACCAGAATATATACAGTACACCGGCATCGGGGGCTGCAAGTTACACTCAGCTCACTCAGTTTAAAGATAACCCGGTAAGGCACCTGACCCGCGCTTCGGACAATACGCTTTGTTTCTCACAAAACGGCGAGATCTATCTTTTGAAAAACGGTCAGACAGCGAAAGTCCAGATCAGGATCTTGAACGACGGTCGCGATAATCTGGTTAAAACGATGCCGGTAAATGGCGACATTACGGAGTTCGCCTTGAGCCCCAATGGAAAGGAGATTGCTTTTGTAACCCGGGGCGAGGTGTTTGTGACGAGCGTAGAGAACGGTCAGACCAAGCAGATCACGAAAACGCCGCAGCAGGAGCGCATGGTAACCTGGGCGCCTGATGGCAAGGCTATTATTTACTCGACCGAGCGAAATAAAAGCTGGGACGTATACCGCAGTGTAATTGTGCAGAAAGACGAACCTTATTTCTATGCGGCTACGGTAATCCGCGACGAACCGCTTATTGAGGGTGTAACGGAGCAGTATCAGCCGGAGATTTCACCCGATGGTAAGGAGATTGCCTATGTGGAGAACAGAAATGTGCTGCGGGTATTCAACATCAAATCTAAGAGCAGTCGCACGCTGCTTCCTGCAGGGCATAATTATTCGTATAGTGACGGCGACTGGAGTTTCCAGTGGAGCCCGGATGGTAAGTATATTCTGACCGACGATGAGAACGGCTATATGTCGAGAAGTAATATTGCGATAATTAAGGCCGACGGATCGGGTGAAAGGTTATATCCGGTCAACAGCGGATTTGGTGAGGCTATGGGCAAGTGGGCGCTGAATGGCAAGATGATGACCTGGGCGAGCAGTCGCTACGGGCGGAAGTCGCTCGCCATACAGGGCAACCGCGAGATGGATATATTTGGCGTGTTCTTCGATCAGGCGGCTTACGATCAGGCCAACATGACCAAGGCAGATTATGAGCTTTTTAAAGAGCGTCAGCAAAGGGAGCGCATAGCGCCGAAGGATAGTCTCCCGGCCAAGTCGAAAGCCAAAAAGACGGACACCGCCAAAAAAGGTTTTGTGCCCGACTTCAACAACCTGGAGAATCGCCGGGTTAAGCTTACCATAAACAGCAGTTCGCTTGGTGGCTATGTACTGAACGCAGATGCAAGCAAACTTTATTATTTGTCGGCCTTTGAAAGCGGTTACGACCTTTGGGTTACGGATACGCGAAGCAGGGAGACAAAGATTCTGGCCAAACTATCGGGCTCGCCCAGCGGAATTGAGATGAGTAAGGATGGCAAGAGCTTGTTTGTGGCCAACAGAGGTAAGCTGGTGAAGGTGGAGAGTGAGAGTGGCCGGGTAACGCCAATTGGTATCAATGGCGATGTGGCGCTGGACGCTGCTGCTGAGCGAAGCTATATTTTTGAACATGCATGGCGGCAAACCAAGGCGAAGTTTTACGATCCTAAACTCCACGGGGTTGATTGGGATATGTATTACACCACATACGCCAGGTTTTTACCGCACATCAGTAATAACTTCGACTTCCAGGAGTTTTTGAGTGAGCTGCTGGGTGAACTGAACGCTTCACACACCGGTGGTCGTTTCTCGCCGGCTATCCCGAACGCCGATGAGACTGCCGCTCTGGGACTGCTTTACGACGAGACCTCAACCAGCGATGGTTTAAAGATCACAGAGGTTATTGCGGGTGGACCGCTAGCCACCAATACAAGCAAGGTGAAAGCGGGGCATGTTCTTGAGGCTATAGACCAGACTACTTTATCAACTGATCTGGACTGGGCTAAATTGCTGAACAATAAAAAAGGCCAGAACGTACTGCTAAGTTTCTATGACCCGGCCAGCAAGCAGCGGTGGACGGAACGCATCAGACCAATCGGTATTGCCGATGAAAACAGCCTGATGTATAAGCGCTGGGTAGCCCGGATGGAGAAAATGGTGGACAAGTTAAGCGGCGGCAAGGTGGGCTACGTGCATGTAGAGGGAATGAATGATGCCAGTTTCAGGGAAGTTTTTGATGTGGTAATGGGCAAAAATATAGAAAAAGAAGCGCTGATTGTCGACACCCGCTTTAACGGCGGAGGCTGGCTGCACGATGATCTCAATACGTTCTTGTCGGGCAAAAAATACCTGGAGTTTGCGCCGCAGGGCAACAGGCTTAAAGGCGGCGAACCTAATGTGCGCTGGACCAAACCGAGTTGTGTGGTGATGAACGAGGCGAATTACAGTGACGCTTTTATTTTCCCTTACATCTATAAGCAGAATGGCATCGGTAAGCTGATCGGGATGCCGGTAGCGGGTACTGGCACAGCCGTTTGGTGGGAGCGCCAGATTGATCCGACGCTTATTTTCGGAATCCCGATGATCGGTACCATCGGCAAGGAAGGCCGTACGACGGAAAACCTGCAGGTTGAGCCCGATATCCGCGTGCCGGTAAGCTACGAAGATTATCTTCGCGGAAAGGATACACAGATTGAGGTTGCTGTAAAAGAAATGCTGAACGCTGCTTCCCGATAGGGAGGCAGCATTTATACGAAGCTGGCGAGCGACTTATCTATGATCGCCAGTGCTTCGTTGATCTGTTCGGTACTGATCACCAGTGGCGGGGCCAGCCTGATCTTGTTGCCATGGGTAGGTTTGGCCAGAAGGCCGTTCGCTGCAAACTCGAGGCATATATTCCAGGCCAGGTCTGAGTGCTCATCACTATCGATAACAATAGCGTTGAGCAGTCCCTTGCCGCGGATCTGTCTGATAAGTCGATTTCGCCCGGCTATTTCCTGAAGTCCGGCACGGAACCGGTTTCCAAGTATCTCTGCATTTTCAGCCAGCTTTTCATCTAATACGACCTGCAGCGCTTCTTTAGCCACTGCGCATGCAAGTGGATTGCCGCCATATGTAGAGCCATGCTCGCCTGGCTTAATGGTCAGCATCACTTCATCATCAGCCAGAACGGCCGAAACAGGTAATACACCGCCCGAAATGGCTTTTCCGAGGATGAGTACGTCAGGCCTGGGGGTATCGCTGCTGTGAATATCATAAGATGCCAGCATATTGCCGGTCCGTGCAATGCCGGTTTGTATCTCGTCGGCTACGTACAGCACATTGTATTTTCTGCACAGATCGTGCACAGTCCTCAGGTAGTCTGACTCAGGTACCACAACGCCGGCCTCGCCCTGTATGGGTTCTACAATGAAGGCGGCTATATTTTTATCGGACTTAAGTAATGATTCCAATGCCCCTGCATCGTTATAAGGCACTTGGACAATCCCTTCTACAAATGGGCCAAAATCTTTTCGTGCATCCGGATCGCTGGATGCCGAAACGACGCTGATGGTACGCCCGTGAAAGTTATCTTTTGCAAAAACAATTTTGGCCTGGTTTGCCGCTATGCCTTTTACAAGGTAGGCCCATTTGCGGCATAACTTCATGGCGCTCTCTACGGCTTCTACTCCTGAATTCATAATGAGCACCTTCTGGTAGCCAAAAAGTTTGCTCATGTATTGCTCCAGATCGCCCAGTTTATCGTTGTAAAAGGCGCGTGACGTTAATGTTAGCCGCTGCGCCTGCGTGGTAAGCGCTGCAATAATACGCGGGTGGCAATGCCCCTGGTTTACCGCGGAATAAGCCGACAGGAAATCAAAATATCTTTTTCCGTCTACATCCCACAGAAATGGTCCGCTGCCACGCTCGAGCACCACCGGTAAGGGGTGATAATTATGTGCGCCGTATTCTTCTTCGAGGTGGATGAACTTTTCACTTTTTGGGGACTGCAGACTGGTGTTCATAAGCAATAGTTTTTAGCAAACTTAACATTTTATCAGCTACAGCACCAAGTTGCCCGTGGTATTACTGTATCATCTGCGTTTTTTCCAGGGGCCTGTTATCGCTAAAGTGAGCCCCGGATTCTGGATGTTAATAAAGAACGTGTTCCCGTTTGGCGAAAACACCGGTCCTGCAAATTCAGAATTGCGGTAGCCTATATTTTTTGCGATAACATAGGTCTTGCCTTCTGGCGTAATACCGATTACCCGCGCATCTTTTTTGTCTTCACAGATAATGACGTCGCCCCAAGGCGCAATGGTTAAGTTATCACAATTCTCGAAGGTCTCAATGTTATCGGATTCAATAAAAAGCTCGAGCCTGCCCGGACTATTTTTCTCTTCCGGCTTACCTTCAAATTTGCTTGGAACGTATTTGAAGATTTGTCCGTGCTTATTGTGCCCTCCGTCTGTACACGCGAAGAATAATTCGCCGTTACCAAACCATATACCTTCACCGCGTGAAAATCTTGCCGCACCCATTTTAAATCCGCGTAACCTGAGGTCTCCATCGGGCGCCTCAACGTCGTCCAGGTCGATCCATTCCACCTCAAAGGATTTTTTTTGCGGAAATTTATCGGTGGTAAGCGATTTATAATTGCGTGTGTCGGCACTTTTCCATTCTTTGATGGACAAGCACTGCAATTTTCCGCCGTTGTGCAGTTTGCCATAAGCGTTGGGGAGGTAGCGATAGAACAAACTATCTCCTTCATCTTCTGTCTGGTATACGATTCCTGTGCCCGGCTGAACCGCTACTGCTTCATGCGTAAAGCGACCCATCGCTTTGATAGGTTCAGGGCTTGTAATTCCGATCCGGTCGGTAGCCGGAACCTCAAAATTGAAGCCGTGCTCCTTTTCAAGGCCAAGTCCCTCATTTTTTGGGGTTAAACTGCTCTCTTCGCAGGTAATCCAGGATTTCCAGGGCGTAATGCCTCCGGCACAGTTTCTGACCGTACCTACAAGACTGAGGTACTGACTTTCTACGGTCTGCGTTTTTTCGTTGTAAATTAACGTAGTGGTTCCGCCAACACAAGTTTTATCGCCGCCTGCGAAGTCATATATTTTGTTTTTATCAATTTTATGAATGAGTTCATTGTCCTTTCCGAACGGTCCTAGTATATCAGCGCCCGGACTGTTTTCGTGGTTTCTGATCAGAATGGTTTTGCCGTTGGTATGAGAAAAAGATCCCATACCGTCGTACATGCCTGGCATGAGCAATCCATCGTTCATGAGGTCTCCTTTGCGCGAGATAACTTTGGCGGTGAAACCCTTAGGAAGACTTAGAATGTCGCCCTCGCGATGAAAAAGCGGGCCAAAGCCTGCGCCCGGATCGGCGTCTAAAAGATACATTGCTGCCTTAGCCGCATAATTGTTTAATCCTGTAAAACCGAGGCTGACCAGGGCAGTATTTTTTAAAAAGCTTCTTCTTGAACTCATAACTGTTTGTAAATATTCTATGCAAAGTTAATTGAAGTGTATTAAGTTAATGTTAAAATGGACTTCCGCTTCCAGGTCCTGTCAGGACGGTTCATGATGCAGATCTAAAAAATAATACAGATACTCGTATATCAGATGTAACCAATATAAACAGCATTCAAATGAAATTTCTTTTTTTACTATTATCTTTTTTTTCCAGTGTTAGTGTTTTCGGACAAAAGCTTTGTGTTTATGATCTAAGGGTGGAACATTTAGAAAACCCTTTGTCGGTAGACGCAGCCAAACCCAGACTCGGATGGAAGATTTCGTCGTCCCTGAAAAATACCTTGCAGACCGGCTATGAAATCCGGGTTGGAACTGACGAAAAAGGAATCAGGTCGGGTAAGCAGCTGGTCTGGAATGCTTCGGTAAAGTCAGATCAGTCGGTGTTGGTGCCTTATGGAGGCACGCCCCTGAAGTCGAAACAGCGTTATTACTGGCAGGTTCGCGTAAAGGATAATCACGGTAATACCTCGTCATGGAGCAAAGTGCAGTATTGGCAAACTGGTTTGCAGGCGGGCGACTGGACCGCGAAGTGGATAGCTGTACCGGAAAAGGATACTTCCTCGAGAAGTCCGCTTATGAGAAAAACATTCGATCTGAAGAAGCGTGTGAAGTCGGCCACCGTGTATGTGACGGCCAAGGGGCTTTATGAAGCATACATCAATGGTCGCAGGGTGGGCGACAGTTACCTTACGCCTGGTTGGACGAGTTATAAAAACCATTTGCAATATCAGGTTTATGACGTAACCGGATTATTGCTGTCGGGCGCCAACGCCATCGGCGTCACCCTGGGCGATGGCTGGTACAAAGGCCGGATCGGCTTTAACCATCAACGTCGCTTTTATGGAGATACCAGAGCACTGCTTATGCAGCTCGAGGTAGCGTATACCGACGGAACGAAAGAGGTTGTAAATACAGATGAAAGCTGGCTTTCGTCTTATGGTCCGATTGTGGCTTCTGATGTTTACGATGGCGAAGTTTACGACGCACGGCAGGAGAAGACAGGCTGGAGAACGGTCTCTTACACTGCAGATGCAAGTTGGAAACCCGTTCGGATTATAGAAAAGGGTACTGAGCAACTGGTCGGGATGAGTGGGCCGACCGTGAAAAAGCATGAGGTTTTTAAAGCGTTAAAGGTTTTTAAAACCCCTGCGGGAGAAACGGTGGCCGATTTCGGTCAGAACCTGGTGGGTTGGGTAGTTTTAAAAGCAAAAGGTCCCGCCGGTACCAAGATTACCCTAAGTCATGCTGAGGTGCTGGACAAGTCCGGGAATTTTTACACCACCAACCTGCGCTCGGCCAAAGCGCAGAACACGTATATTTTGAAAGGTGATGCTGAGCAATCGTTCGAACCGCATTTTACATTCCAGGGCTTCAGGTATGTGAAGATAGAAGGTTACCCGGGTGACGTATCACCGGAGCAACTCACCGCAGTTGCCGTGTACTCGGCAATGGAAACCACCGGTAAGTTAAGCACTTCAAATGCACTGCTTAACCAGTTGCAGCATAATATCCAGTGGGGGCAGAAGGGGAACTTTGTGGATGTTCCGACCGATTGTCCGCAGAGAGACGAGCGTTTGGGCTGGACTGGTGATGCGCAGGCTTTTGCAAATACTGCTGCTTATAACATGGATGTAGCTGGGTTTTTTACCAAATGGCTGAAAGACCTTAAAGCCGATCAGCATAAAAACGGTAATGTCCCTTTTGTTATTCCTGATGTGATGAACCAAAATGATGCAGGTGCTACAGGATGGGCCGACGCGAGTACAATCATTCCATGGTCGATGTATCAGGCTTATGGCGATAAAGGTATTTTGGAAGCGCAGTTTGACAGTATGAAGGCTTGGGTCGACTTTATGACATCCCGGTCGAAGGACAACCTCTGGAATACCGGATTTCACTTTGGCGACTGGCTTTTTTATCGCCCCGACGATGATAATGACGGTCGCGCTGCGGTGACAGACAAGTATATGATTGCACAATGTTTTTACGCAAACTCTGTTCAGATTCTTATTAACGCGGCAAAGGTGTTAGGTAAGCCGGATATAGAGGGCAAGTATGAGGATCTGCTTAAAAAAATTAAAACGGCCTACGTACAAGAGTATATGACCCCGGGTGGGCGATTGATTTCGTCTACCCAGACAGCTTATGTGCTTGCGCTGCAGTTTGATATGTTGCCCGAGTCGTTGCGTGCGCAGGCGGCCGACCGCCTGGTGCAGAATGTACGGAGTTATGGCAATCACCTGACCACGGGCTTTTTGGGTACACCTTATCTATGTCATGTGTTGTCGCGTTTCGGACATACGAATGTTGCTTACGACCTGCTGATGCAGGAAAGTTATCCTTCCTGGTTGTATCCGGTAAAGATGGGCGCAACAACCATTTGGGAGCGCTGGGATGGTATAAAGCCTGATGGTAGTTTCCAGACACCTAATATGAATTCGTATAACCACTATGCCTATGGTGCGATAGGCGATTGGATGTATAGAAATATGGCGGGTATCAATCAAAGTAGCCCGGGTTACAAGGAAATTGTGATTCAGCCTGTGCCGGGAGGCAAGCTGAGTAGTGTTTCGGCCGAGCTAAGCACGCCTTATGGTCCGGTCGCTTCTGCCTGGAAAATTGAGGATGGCCTGTTTAAACTTAGGGTGGAGGTACCTGCCAATACGAAGGCAACGGTTATTTTACCGGCGCCAATCCTGAAATCGGGAGCTGAAACCGGCACCACGACGACCGTAGGATCAGGTGTTTATGAGTTTGAGTGCAGACTGAATAAATAATTTTTAAATAAAGTCTACCGGTTTACTAGATTATTTTTATATTTGTCGCATAGTCATGTGGCCGAGAGGTTAGGCAGAGGTCTCATAACCTTTAATGGCGGTTCGAGTCCGTCCATGACGACAAGGCAAATAATATAATTGCCTATCCCGGACGTCTGTCGGAAGACTTGTCCAAACTCGTTTATATTTGGTTTGAAAAGGGCTGTATCTGGAGTGATCAGCCCTTTTTCTTTTGGTATATTTGCTTAAGAATTTATAAGACTATGATTGGACTTGCTTCGGGTGTTTGTAAGCGTTTGATGCTGACGGCTGCGCTCTTATTTGCTTTTGCCTTCGGTGTTCAGGCTCAGCAAAAGTTGGTAAGGCTTAAAACGACGAAAGGGGATATCGTACTGATGTTGTACGATAAGACGCCGCGACATCGGGACATGTTTCTACGGGAGATCAGCACGGGGACTTATCGCAGCGCAGCATTTAATAGGGTAATCAAAGATTTTGTGAGCCAGGCAGGCGAGTTGGACGATAGTATTTTGACCCGCGAGCAGAAGCATCCTGAGCTCGGCCGCAAAAGATTACCCGCAGAATTCGTCGATTCGTATATTCATAAAGCGGGTGCTTTGGGTGCGGGTCGCGACGACAATCCGGAGAAAGCTTCATATTTTAATCAGATCTATCTGGTGGCAGGGAAAAAGTTTACAGATCTGCAGCTGGACGAGTTGGAGAAGAAGACAGGCAGGCGGCTGTCAGCTGCTGCCAGGGAAATATATAAAACGAGGGGCGGCACGCCTCATCTAGACGGCGGGTATACGGTGTTTGGGGAGGTTGTTTCGGGTATGGATGTGGCCAGTCTGATCAATGGTGTACAAACCGATACCAGCGATGTCCCTTTAGTACCGGTGATATTTAAGGCGGAGGTTCTGTCAAAGGCCGAGGCCAATCGGTTGAAAAGGCGTCTGGCTACTCCAATAACGCACAAATAGGTATTCCCGATTAATTCGTATATTTGCCCCCTCGTAAAATTTAAAATATAATTCCGATGTTGAATATTGTTCTATTTGGTCCTCCGGGTGCAGGCAAAGGCACTCAGTCTGAAAAATTAATCGACAAGTACCAATTGGTTCACATCTCGACCGGTGATTTGTTCAGGGCGCATATAAAAAATCAAACGGCGTTGGGGCAGCGTGTTAGTGCCTTAATTGCCGAAGGTCAGCTGGTGCCCGATGAGATCACTATTGCGATGCTGGAGGAAGAAGTAGATAAGAATCCGGGGGCTAAAGGCTTCATTTTTGACGGCTTTCCGCGCACTGTGCCACAGGCAAAGGCATTAGATGATTTTCTTGTAAGTAAAGGTACTGAGATCGCGGGGGTTATTGCCCTTGATGTTGATCAGGCTGAGTTGACTAAGCGCATTGCACAGCGCCAGTTGGAAACCGGCAGGGTAGATGATCAGGCCGACAAGCTTCAAAAGCGGATAGAGGAGTATTTTGATAAGACGGTTCACGTATTGCCCTACTATGAATCGCAAGCCAAACTGGCTAAAGTGAACGGCATCGGCCAGATTGAGGATATCTTCTCGGCGCTTTGTACGGT
This region of Pedobacter faecalis genomic DNA includes:
- a CDS encoding MgtC/SapB family protein, with translation MELISVFEIILRLVVAMILGAAVGFERERNEWAAGLRTHTLVSVGSALAMIVSTYGYSDVLGVEGFDVDPSRVAAQVISGVGFLGAGTILFLKQEVVKGLTTAAALWSIAAVGLACGGGMYVAAIAATFLMLFVLAGVKWLERRFLNREPVRTMSVKISAESELSVMDIETILARYNIEVRKIAIKASANGGREIVVVFSKFNSRNTLMKMMNEVYRMAGVDEVDL
- a CDS encoding S41 family peptidase gives rise to the protein MKRLLFVVALLSAAVSVVAQDNPLWLRYPAISPDGSQIAFGYKGDIYLVSSGGGQAVPLTLNEAHDMMPVWSRDGKTLAFASNRYGNFDVYTVPVTGGSPQRLTFHSSNDYPYDFTADGKSVVFGSSRNGNAESARFHSPRVFQNLYSVKLGGGRPVLISAAGMEYARFNRDGSKLVFEDKKGFEDAWRKHHTSSVTRDIWVMDVKANTYKQVSTFEGEDRNPVFSADDSMIYFLSEKNGNQNIYSTPASGAASYTQLTQFKDNPVRHLTRASDNTLCFSQNGEIYLLKNGQTAKVQIRILNDGRDNLVKTMPVNGDITEFALSPNGKEIAFVTRGEVFVTSVENGQTKQITKTPQQERMVTWAPDGKAIIYSTERNKSWDVYRSVIVQKDEPYFYAATVIRDEPLIEGVTEQYQPEISPDGKEIAYVENRNVLRVFNIKSKSSRTLLPAGHNYSYSDGDWSFQWSPDGKYILTDDENGYMSRSNIAIIKADGSGERLYPVNSGFGEAMGKWALNGKMMTWASSRYGRKSLAIQGNREMDIFGVFFDQAAYDQANMTKADYELFKERQQRERIAPKDSLPAKSKAKKTDTAKKGFVPDFNNLENRRVKLTINSSSLGGYVLNADASKLYYLSAFESGYDLWVTDTRSRETKILAKLSGSPSGIEMSKDGKSLFVANRGKLVKVESESGRVTPIGINGDVALDAAAERSYIFEHAWRQTKAKFYDPKLHGVDWDMYYTTYARFLPHISNNFDFQEFLSELLGELNASHTGGRFSPAIPNADETAALGLLYDETSTSDGLKITEVIAGGPLATNTSKVKAGHVLEAIDQTTLSTDLDWAKLLNNKKGQNVLLSFYDPASKQRWTERIRPIGIADENSLMYKRWVARMEKMVDKLSGGKVGYVHVEGMNDASFREVFDVVMGKNIEKEALIVDTRFNGGGWLHDDLNTFLSGKKYLEFAPQGNRLKGGEPNVRWTKPSCVVMNEANYSDAFIFPYIYKQNGIGKLIGMPVAGTGTAVWWERQIDPTLIFGIPMIGTIGKEGRTTENLQVEPDIRVPVSYEDYLRGKDTQIEVAVKEMLNAASR
- a CDS encoding DUF6266 family protein translates to MARLKQGYMGPFIGKLGTAVGYILNGEGIIRSLPRVNEHREFSEKELANQQAFTVLQYWLRPLKLFLRVGFKNYAPKFEGFSAAKSYNSSRAIAGAYPDYFIDPSAAFVSYGHLEPSTEAAAVVQEPGKILLTWSGGDYINGEKMMFVLYDTEAGEALTDTGAAFRAKGRYEVDLEGRYSGRKFQVYIAFVTSDQSNQSTSQYLGEVTVL
- a CDS encoding glycoside hydrolase family 78 protein; the encoded protein is MEHLENPLSVDAAKPRLGWKISSSLKNTLQTGYEIRVGTDEKGIRSGKQLVWNASVKSDQSVLVPYGGTPLKSKQRYYWQVRVKDNHGNTSSWSKVQYWQTGLQAGDWTAKWIAVPEKDTSSRSPLMRKTFDLKKRVKSATVYVTAKGLYEAYINGRRVGDSYLTPGWTSYKNHLQYQVYDVTGLLLSGANAIGVTLGDGWYKGRIGFNHQRRFYGDTRALLMQLEVAYTDGTKEVVNTDESWLSSYGPIVASDVYDGEVYDARQEKTGWRTVSYTADASWKPVRIIEKGTEQLVGMSGPTVKKHEVFKALKVFKTPAGETVADFGQNLVGWVVLKAKGPAGTKITLSHAEVLDKSGNFYTTNLRSAKAQNTYILKGDAEQSFEPHFTFQGFRYVKIEGYPGDVSPEQLTAVAVYSAMETTGKLSTSNALLNQLQHNIQWGQKGNFVDVPTDCPQRDERLGWTGDAQAFANTAAYNMDVAGFFTKWLKDLKADQHKNGNVPFVIPDVMNQNDAGATGWADASTIIPWSMYQAYGDKGILEAQFDSMKAWVDFMTSRSKDNLWNTGFHFGDWLFYRPDDDNDGRAAVTDKYMIAQCFYANSVQILINAAKVLGKPDIEGKYEDLLKKIKTAYVQEYMTPGGRLISSTQTAYVLALQFDMLPESLRAQAADRLVQNVRSYGNHLTTGFLGTPYLCHVLSRFGHTNVAYDLLMQESYPSWLYPVKMGATTIWERWDGIKPDGSFQTPNMNSYNHYAYGAIGDWMYRNMAGINQSSPGYKEIVIQPVPGGKLSSVSAELSTPYGPVASAWKIEDGLFKLRVEVPANTKATVILPAPILKSGAETGTTTTVGSGVYEFECRLNK
- the rocD gene encoding ornithine--oxo-acid transaminase, whose translation is MNTSLQSPKSEKFIHLEEEYGAHNYHPLPVVLERGSGPFLWDVDGKRYFDFLSAYSAVNQGHCHPRIIAALTTQAQRLTLTSRAFYNDKLGDLEQYMSKLFGYQKVLIMNSGVEAVESAMKLCRKWAYLVKGIAANQAKIVFAKDNFHGRTISVVSASSDPDARKDFGPFVEGIVQVPYNDAGALESLLKSDKNIAAFIVEPIQGEAGVVVPESDYLRTVHDLCRKYNVLYVADEIQTGIARTGNMLASYDIHSSDTPRPDVLILGKAISGGVLPVSAVLADDEVMLTIKPGEHGSTYGGNPLACAVAKEALQVVLDEKLAENAEILGNRFRAGLQEIAGRNRLIRQIRGKGLLNAIVIDSDEHSDLAWNICLEFAANGLLAKPTHGNKIRLAPPLVISTEQINEALAIIDKSLASFV
- a CDS encoding alkaline phosphatase PhoX; amino-acid sequence: MSSRRSFLKNTALVSLGFTGLNNYAAKAAMYLLDADPGAGFGPLFHREGDILSLPKGFTAKVISRKGDLMNDGLLMPGMYDGMGSFSHTNGKTILIRNHENSPGADILGPFGKDNELIHKIDKNKIYDFAGGDKTCVGGTTTLIYNEKTQTVESQYLSLVGTVRNCAGGITPWKSWITCEESSLTPKNEGLGLEKEHGFNFEVPATDRIGITSPEPIKAMGRFTHEAVAVQPGTGIVYQTEDEGDSLFYRYLPNAYGKLHNGGKLQCLSIKEWKSADTRNYKSLTTDKFPQKKSFEVEWIDLDDVEAPDGDLRLRGFKMGAARFSRGEGIWFGNGELFFACTDGGHNKHGQIFKYVPSKFEGKPEEKNSPGRLELFIESDNIETFENCDNLTIAPWGDVIICEDKKDARVIGITPEGKTYVIAKNIGYRNSEFAGPVFSPNGNTFFINIQNPGLTLAITGPWKKRR